A stretch of Larus michahellis chromosome Z, bLarMic1.1, whole genome shotgun sequence DNA encodes these proteins:
- the RNF20 gene encoding E3 ubiquitin-protein ligase BRE1A — MSGIGNKRTAGEPGPSAPPEKKAGVEDSGTTVETIKLGGVSSTEELDIRTLQTKNRKLAEMLDQRQAIEDELREHIEKLERRQATDDASLLIINRYWNQFDENIRIILKRFDLDQGLGDLLSERKALVVPEPEPDSDSNQERKDERERGEGLEPAFSFLATLASSTSEEIESQLQERVESSRRAVAQIVTMYDKLQEKVDVLSHKLNSGDITLMEEAVLELNTYLSHENGRLQELADVLQEKHRIMSQEFSKLQERVETAESRVSVLETMIDDLQWDIDKIRKREQRLNRHLADVLERVNSKGYKVYGAGSSLYGGTITINARKFEEMNAELEENKELAGNRLNELEELRQDLEEVTTQNEKLKVELRRAVEEAVKETPEYRCMQSQFSVLYNESLQLKAHLDEARTLLHGTRTTHQRQVELIERDEVSLHKKLRTEVIQLEDTLAQVRKEYEMLRIEFEQTLAANEQAGPINREMRHLISSLQNHNHQLKGEVLRYKRKLREAQSDLSKIRSRSGSALLQSQSSTEDAKEEPPEIKQEPDDPSAQVPVPKAASEDVNEMKARRDEEERERERREREREREKEKEKEREREKEKEKEKEREREKQKQKESEKERESKEKEKGKHEDGRKKEAEVIKQLKAELKKAQESQKEMKLLLDMYRSAPKEQRDKVQLMAAEKKAKAELEELRQRVKELEDKEKKESKKMADEDALRKIRAVEEQIEYLQKKLAMAKQEEEALLSEMDVTGQAFEDMQEQNIRLMQQLREKDDANFKLMSERIKSNQIHKLLKEEKEELADQVLTLKTQVDAQLQVVRKLEEKEHLLQSSIGTGEKELGLRTQALEMNKRKAMDAAQLADDLKAQLELAQKKLHDFQDEIVENRVTREKEMFNFKRAEEDISRLRRKLETTKKPDMVPNCDEILMEEIKDYKARLTCPCCNMRKKDAVLTKCFHVFCFECVKTRYDTRQRKCPKCNAAFGANDFHRIYIG; from the exons ATGTCTGGAATTGGCAATAAACGGACAGCTGGAGAGCCTGGCCCTTCTGCACCTCCAGAGAAGAAGGCGGGGGTTGAAGACTCAGGGACCACGGTGGAGACCATTAAGCTTGGTGGTGTTTCTTCAACG GAGGAGCTGGACATCCGGACACTACAGACCAAGAACCGGAAGCTAGCGGAGATGCTGGACCAGCGGCAAGCCATTGAAGATGAGCTACGAGAGCACATTGAGAAGCTGGAGCGTCGGCAGGCCACTGATGATGCCTCTCTGCTGATTATTAATCGATACTGGAATCAG TTTGATGAAAATATCCGTATCATCCTTAAACGCTTCGACCTGGACCAAGGTCTTGGAGACCTTTTATCTGAAAGAAAAGCACTGGTGGTACCAGAGCCTGAACCAGACTCAGACAGCAATCAGGAGCGTAAAGATGAGAGGGAACGAG GTGAAGGACTGGAGCCAGCATTCTCCTTCCTAGCCACTCTAGCCAGCAGTACTAGTGAGGAGATAGAATCTCAGCTGCAGGAGCGTGTAGAGTCCTCCCGCCGTGCTGTTGCCCAGATTGTGACAATGTATGACAAGCTGCAGGAGAAAGTGGATGTGCTGTCACACAAGCTGAATAGTGGAG ATATTACACTGATGGAAGAAGCAGTCCTAGAGCTTAATACCTATCTCTCACATGAAAATGGacggctgcaggagctggctgaCGTTCTTCAGGAGAAGCACCGAATCATGTCTCAGGAG TTCTCCAAGCTGCAAGAGAGGGTGGAGACAGCAGAATCTCGGGTGTCTGTTCTGGAGACTATGATTGATGACCTTCAGTGGGATATTGACAAGATACGCAAGAGGGAGCAGAGGCTCAACCGCCACTTAGCAGATGTTTTGGAACGG GTAAATTCCAAAGGCTACAAGGTGTATGGAGCTGGGAGTAGCCTCTACGGGGGCACCATCACCATTAACGCCCGCAAG TTTGAGGAGATGAATGCAGAGCTGGAAGAGAATAAAGAGCTTGCTGGTAATCGCCTCAATGAGTTAGAGGAACTACGCCAGGATCTTGAGGAAGTAACAACACAGAATGAAAAACTCAAG GTTGAGCTGCGACGAGCAGTGGAAGAGGCTGTGAAGGAGACCCCAGAATATCGCTGCATGCAGTCCCAATTCTCTGTTTTGTATAATGAGAGTCTCCAGCTGAAGGCACATCTTGATGAGGCCCGCACTCTGCTTCATGGCACCCGCACCACACACCAGCGCCAGGTGGAACTAATCGAG AGGGACGAGGTCAGCCTTCACAAGAAACTACGCACAGAGGTGATTCAGCTAGAGGATACCTTGGCACAAGTCCGCAAAGAATATGAGATGTTGAGGATAGAGTTTGAACAGACACTTGCTGCTAATGAACAAGCAG GCCCGATTAATCGGGAGATGCGTCATCTCATCAGCAGCCTCCAAAATCACAACCACCAGCTGAAGGGAGAGGTGTTAAGATACAAGCGTAAACTGAGAGAGGCCCAATCTGATTTGAGCAAG ATCCGCTCTCGCAGTGGTAGTGCTCTCTTACAGTCCCAGTCCAGCACAGAAGATGCAAAGGAGGAACCTCCAGAGATCAAGCAGGAACCTGATGATCCATCTGCCCAAGTGCCTGTCCCTAAGGCTGCATCTGAAGATGTTAATGAAATGAAGGCCAGGCGAGATGAAGAGGAACGGGAGCGAGAGAGacgggagagggagagggaacgagagaaggaaaaggagaaagagagagagcgagagaaagagaaagaaaaggaaaaggaacgaGAGcgggaaaaacagaagcagaaggaatctgagaaggagagagagtccaaagagaaggagaaaggaaagcatgAAGATGGAAGAAAGAAGGAGGCTGAAGTGATCAAGCAGCTGAAGGCTGAGCTCAA GAAGGCCCAGGAGAGCCAGAAGGAGATGAAACTGTTGCTAGATATGTACCGCTCTGCTCCCAAAGAGCAGAGAGACAAAGTGCAGCTGATGGCAGCTGAGAAGAAGGCAAAAGCTGAG CTGGAAGAACTGAGGCAGAGGGTGAAAGAGCTGGAAgacaaggagaaaaaggagagtaAAAAGATGGCTGATGAGGATGCCCTCCGCAAGATCCGAGCAGTGGAGGAACAAATTGAGTATTTACAGAAGAAACTAGCCATGGCTAAGCAG gaggaggaggcccTGCTGTCGGAAATGGATGTCACAGGCCAAGCCTTTGAAGACATGCAGGAGCAGAACATCCGCCTGATGCAGCAGCTGCGGGAGAAGGATGATGCCAACTTCAAGCTGATGTCAGAACGCATCAAGTCCAACCAGATTCACAAGCTGctgaaagaggagaaggaggagctggcAGACCAAGTTTTGACACTGAAGACACAG GTGGATGCCCAGCTGCAGGTTGTACGtaagctggaggagaaggaacaTTTGCTGCAAAGCAGTATTGGAACAGGTGAGAAAGAACTAGGTCTCCGAACACAGGCCCTGGAAATGAACAAACGCAAG gccATGGATGCAGCCCAGCTTGCAGATGATCTGAAAGCTCAGCTAGAGCTGGCTCAGAAGAAGTTACATGACTTCCAGGATGAGATCGTGGAAAACAGAGTAACTAGAGAGAAAGAGATGTTCAACTTCAAAAGGGCTGAG GAAGATATTTCTAGGTTACGCAGGAAGTTGGAGACTACTAAGAAGCCTGACATGGTTCCCAACTGTGATGAGATATTAATGGAAGAAATCAAGGATTACAAG GCCCGCCTGACTTGCCCATGCTGTAACATGCGCAAAAAGGATGCTGTGCTCACAAAGTGCTTTCATGTCTTCTGTTTTGAGTGTGTGAAAACACGCTATGACACCCGGCAGCGTAAGTGCCCCAAATGCAATGCTGCCTTTGGTGCCAACGACTTCCACAGGATCTACATCGGTTGA